A section of the Acidimicrobiia bacterium genome encodes:
- a CDS encoding YqgE/AlgH family protein: MQAPSDAPDYGSRLTRTMSSTARRLLVATPMLLDPHFFRTVVFMIEHTDEAALGVVINRPSDATLEEAVPEWCALAAEPRVAFVGGPVQPHEAVIALVRGRSATEPADGWYPLLGSVGTVDLGRSPAEVRPDIEVVRVFAGYAAWGARQLDTELTQHGWYVVDAEVDDLLTSEPDSLWRRVLRRQGGDLAIAANFPVDPTSN, translated from the coding sequence GTGCAGGCGCCGTCGGACGCACCTGACTATGGGTCGCGCCTGACGCGCACGATGTCGTCGACCGCGCGCCGCCTGCTCGTCGCCACCCCGATGCTGCTCGATCCCCATTTCTTTCGCACGGTCGTGTTCATGATCGAGCATACGGACGAGGCGGCACTCGGGGTGGTGATCAACCGGCCGTCCGACGCGACGCTCGAGGAGGCGGTACCCGAGTGGTGTGCGCTCGCGGCGGAGCCCCGCGTCGCGTTCGTGGGTGGCCCGGTTCAACCTCACGAGGCGGTGATCGCACTCGTACGGGGTCGAAGCGCCACAGAACCGGCCGACGGCTGGTATCCCCTGCTCGGGTCGGTCGGCACGGTGGATCTCGGACGATCACCTGCGGAAGTGCGCCCCGATATCGAAGTGGTCCGGGTCTTCGCGGGCTACGCCGCCTGGGGGGCGAGGCAGCTCGACACCGAGCTCACGCAGCATGGCTGGTACGTCGTCGACGCGGAGGTCGACGACCTCCTCACCTCCGAGCCCGACTCCTTGTGGCGTCGCGTGCTGCGGCGCCAGGGGGGTGACCTCGCGATCGCCGCAAACTTCCCGGTCGACCCAACCAGTAACTGA
- a CDS encoding UvrD-helicase domain-containing protein, translated as MTQPELEAEQRHLDAAYARLDAMRRAAQRVAEGYSVQEGGTLQARLEREAAQANTRRRLAALDIGDTPLCFGRLDLAPSDVRGNGDPGSAGPFYIGRISVTDDDLQPLVVDWRAPVAEPFYRATAVEPMGVARRRHFQTHGRRLIGLDDEVFDADTAQTSGLTVVGEGALLAALDLERTGRMRDIVATIQAEQDEAIRAPLTGILVVAGGPGTGKTAVALHRAAYLLYSYRKRLGSQGVLLVGPSSIFLRYIDEVLPSLGEDEVVLATPASLKVSLRARATAPPAVAAIKGDRRMARVIATAITDRERPMPREVVVAIDGYRLRLGRRDSTRMVQRTRARRGTHNGRRPYIAGLVVDHFRREYRRALVAAYRDRLTVDDATVAALLARGEPPPEDWDQDLTDRLRRAPELRAALERMWPVLSGAELVNDLLGFEALIRSASNGVLSADEQRLLFRERVPVRDVEWTDADLALIDEADSILGPPSAARPRRRRRARRDDAMELARRTVNELGVGGSVSAEQVLERYGYDTGAADDDDDGEPRTYGHVLVDEAQDLTAMQWRMLARRCPSGSMTLVGDFGQASRAGALSNWDDVLANVHVRVPPRRVTLTVNYRTPAEIMEVANRLLPAAAPGVEAARPVRSTGAVPVVGTVPAVGLVDAAAAAARAGLAGGGTVAVIAPSELHWALADALRDLGAVADSDEAIDAPIAVLSPLDAKGLEFDHVVVVEPARLVTPDAAGLRLLYVVLTRATRELVVVHAEPLPEALGLSPSRG; from the coding sequence TTGACCCAGCCCGAACTCGAGGCGGAACAGCGGCACCTCGACGCCGCCTACGCACGGCTCGATGCCATGCGGCGGGCTGCGCAGCGCGTCGCGGAGGGGTACTCGGTCCAGGAGGGGGGCACGCTGCAGGCCCGCCTCGAGCGGGAAGCCGCCCAGGCCAATACCCGCCGGCGTCTTGCCGCGCTCGACATCGGCGACACGCCGCTGTGCTTCGGCCGCCTCGATCTGGCGCCTTCCGACGTGCGCGGAAACGGTGACCCCGGGTCTGCGGGTCCGTTCTACATCGGCCGCATCTCCGTGACCGACGACGACCTTCAGCCACTTGTCGTCGACTGGCGCGCTCCCGTCGCCGAGCCGTTCTACCGCGCGACCGCGGTCGAGCCGATGGGCGTCGCCCGCCGTCGCCACTTCCAGACGCATGGTCGGCGGCTGATCGGTCTCGACGACGAGGTGTTCGACGCCGACACGGCGCAGACGTCGGGTCTCACCGTGGTGGGGGAGGGCGCGCTGCTCGCTGCGCTCGACCTCGAGCGCACCGGGCGCATGCGCGACATCGTCGCCACGATCCAGGCCGAGCAGGACGAAGCGATCCGCGCGCCGCTCACCGGCATCCTGGTCGTCGCGGGCGGTCCGGGAACGGGGAAGACCGCGGTTGCGCTCCACCGTGCCGCGTACCTCCTCTACTCCTACCGGAAGCGGCTCGGATCGCAGGGCGTGCTGCTCGTGGGGCCCAGTTCGATCTTCCTTCGCTACATCGACGAGGTGCTCCCATCGCTCGGCGAGGACGAAGTCGTGCTCGCTACCCCCGCGTCGTTGAAGGTGAGTCTGCGCGCTCGCGCGACGGCGCCCCCCGCAGTGGCCGCGATCAAGGGCGATCGGCGAATGGCGCGCGTGATCGCCACGGCCATTACCGATCGCGAGCGACCGATGCCGCGCGAGGTCGTCGTCGCGATCGACGGCTACCGGCTCCGGTTGGGCAGGCGCGACTCCACCCGGATGGTCCAGCGCACGCGCGCCCGGCGCGGCACGCACAACGGGCGTCGCCCCTACATCGCCGGGCTGGTCGTCGATCATTTCCGGCGCGAGTATCGGCGAGCGCTCGTGGCCGCGTACCGCGACCGCCTCACGGTCGACGATGCGACCGTCGCGGCTCTGCTCGCGCGCGGCGAACCGCCTCCGGAGGACTGGGACCAAGACCTCACCGACCGGCTGCGCCGAGCCCCGGAGCTCCGCGCGGCACTCGAGCGCATGTGGCCGGTCCTGAGTGGCGCCGAGTTGGTGAACGACCTGCTCGGCTTCGAAGCGCTGATCCGGTCCGCGTCTAACGGCGTGCTCAGCGCGGACGAACAGCGCCTGTTGTTCCGCGAGCGCGTGCCCGTCCGCGACGTCGAGTGGACCGACGCCGACCTGGCGCTGATCGACGAGGCCGACTCGATCCTCGGGCCGCCCAGCGCGGCGCGTCCGCGTCGTCGGCGACGCGCGCGGCGCGACGACGCGATGGAGTTAGCGCGTCGCACTGTCAACGAGCTCGGGGTCGGCGGGTCGGTGAGCGCCGAGCAGGTGCTCGAACGGTACGGCTACGACACTGGGGCGGCCGACGACGACGACGACGGCGAGCCGCGCACGTATGGTCACGTGCTCGTCGACGAGGCGCAGGATCTCACCGCGATGCAGTGGCGCATGCTCGCCCGTCGGTGTCCGTCCGGCTCGATGACGTTGGTCGGCGACTTCGGGCAGGCGAGCCGGGCGGGGGCACTCTCGAACTGGGACGACGTGCTCGCGAACGTCCACGTCCGGGTGCCGCCGCGACGGGTCACGCTCACGGTGAACTACCGCACGCCCGCAGAGATCATGGAGGTTGCCAACCGGCTCCTCCCGGCCGCGGCGCCCGGTGTCGAGGCGGCGCGACCCGTCCGCAGCACCGGCGCGGTCCCCGTGGTGGGGACGGTTCCAGCCGTTGGCCTCGTCGACGCGGCGGCCGCCGCAGCGCGCGCCGGACTGGCCGGTGGCGGCACGGTCGCAGTGATCGCACCGAGCGAACTGCACTGGGCACTGGCCGATGCGCTGCGCGACCTTGGCGCAGTCGCAGATTCGGACGAGGCGATCGACGCACCGATCGCGGTGTTGTCACCACTCGACGCCAAGGGTCTCGAGTTCGATCATGTCGTGGTGGTCGAGCCCGCGCGCTTGGTCACACCCGACGCCGCCGGTCTCCGGTTGCTCTACGTCGTGCTCACGCGCGCGACTCGGGAGTTGGTGGTCGTGCACGCCGAGCCACTGCCCGAAGCACTCGGTCTCTCTCCGTCACGCGGCTGA
- a CDS encoding CopD family protein — protein sequence MLKVMLPVTTSTIRLFLHVLAATVWVGGQLTLAGLVPGLRDLAPDAPRSVARRFNLIAWPAFAVLVATGIWNIVAIDPNWSSSYGTTLIVKIVVVAGSGITAFVHTRSRSRRGLAVFGALSGITALAALFLGIMLG from the coding sequence ATGCTGAAGGTGATGCTGCCGGTGACGACGAGCACGATCCGCCTGTTCCTCCACGTACTCGCGGCCACGGTGTGGGTCGGCGGCCAGCTCACTCTTGCCGGGCTCGTACCAGGACTCCGCGACCTGGCACCGGACGCGCCCCGTTCGGTCGCCCGGCGCTTCAACCTGATCGCGTGGCCCGCGTTCGCGGTGCTCGTCGCCACCGGGATCTGGAACATCGTTGCGATCGACCCGAACTGGAGCTCGAGCTACGGGACCACGCTGATCGTGAAGATCGTGGTGGTCGCGGGGTCCGGGATCACCGCGTTCGTGCACACGCGCTCGCGATCGCGTCGCGGGCTCGCTGTCTTCGGCGCGCTGAGCGGGATCACCGCGCTCGCCGCGTTGTTCCTCGGGATCATGCTCGGCTGA
- a CDS encoding M3 family oligoendopeptidase — MTTTEADRTAADVAWDIEPLVDGAAESGVDTLLDEAETRARELAKYRGRVGELDAAGLADLMQELATIGDLVGRADSYAGLRFSVDTQDPANGALIARAEEKSTAINNELIFVELEWAAVDDDRAESLLADDQLAFCRHHLESARRYRPHLLSEPEEVILSDKSLTANSAWVRLFSELTAVITVDLDGNSVSLEEGLSRLMSPDRDVRRAAAEAVTVALEPGLRTRGFVFNTLLVDKSVDDRLRHYKSWIASRNLSNEASDESVDALVTAVQERSDIPQRWYSLKAKLLGLDKIADYDRMASVASVDQEFGWNEARELVLDAYASFSPDLAAIANRFFDESWIDAPVRPGKRPGAFCAYTVPSRHPYLLLNWTSRRRDVLTLAHEMGHGLHAYLARDQGIFHQTTPLTLAETASVFGETVTFGRLLDETADPEARLALLAESLEGQIATVFRQVAMNRFEDRVHNQRRDEGELSIEAFNEAWADTQHAMLGDSVEITQGYRTWWSYIPHFMGTPGYVYAYSYGQLLALSVYRAYEQQGADFVPRYLEMLAAGGSRSPEELGAIVGLDLADPAFWDGGLEIVAEQLAAAEAAAAEAGRL, encoded by the coding sequence ATGACGACTACCGAAGCTGACCGGACCGCGGCCGACGTCGCGTGGGACATCGAGCCGCTCGTCGACGGCGCGGCCGAGTCGGGCGTCGACACCCTGCTCGACGAAGCCGAGACCCGGGCGCGCGAGCTGGCGAAGTATCGCGGCCGGGTCGGTGAGCTCGACGCCGCCGGTCTTGCCGACCTCATGCAGGAGCTCGCAACGATCGGCGATCTCGTCGGGCGCGCCGACTCGTACGCGGGCCTGCGCTTCTCCGTCGACACGCAGGATCCGGCGAACGGCGCGCTCATCGCGCGCGCCGAGGAGAAGTCCACCGCGATCAACAACGAGCTCATCTTCGTCGAGCTCGAGTGGGCGGCCGTCGACGACGACCGCGCCGAGTCGCTGCTCGCCGACGACCAGCTCGCGTTCTGCCGTCATCACCTCGAGTCCGCCCGCCGGTACCGTCCGCACCTGTTGAGCGAGCCGGAGGAGGTGATCCTCTCCGACAAATCGCTGACTGCGAACAGCGCGTGGGTGCGACTCTTCTCCGAGCTCACCGCCGTGATCACCGTCGATCTCGACGGCAACTCGGTGAGCCTCGAAGAGGGATTGTCGCGCCTGATGTCACCCGACCGCGACGTGCGACGCGCGGCGGCGGAGGCGGTGACCGTCGCCCTCGAGCCGGGATTGCGCACCCGCGGGTTCGTGTTCAACACGCTCCTCGTCGACAAGTCGGTCGACGACCGGCTCCGCCACTACAAGAGCTGGATCGCGAGCCGGAACCTGAGCAACGAAGCGAGCGACGAGTCGGTCGACGCGCTCGTCACTGCCGTGCAGGAGCGTTCCGACATCCCGCAACGGTGGTACTCGTTGAAAGCGAAGCTGCTCGGCCTCGACAAGATCGCCGATTACGACCGCATGGCATCGGTGGCGTCGGTCGACCAGGAGTTCGGTTGGAACGAAGCCCGCGAGCTCGTGCTCGACGCGTATGCGTCGTTCTCGCCCGATCTCGCCGCCATCGCCAATCGGTTCTTCGACGAGTCGTGGATCGACGCGCCGGTCCGCCCGGGGAAGCGGCCGGGCGCGTTCTGCGCGTACACCGTCCCGAGCCGGCACCCGTACCTGCTGCTCAACTGGACATCGCGCCGCCGCGACGTGCTCACGCTCGCCCACGAGATGGGGCACGGGCTGCACGCGTACCTGGCCCGCGACCAGGGGATCTTCCACCAGACAACGCCGCTCACGCTCGCCGAGACTGCGTCGGTGTTCGGCGAGACAGTCACGTTCGGGCGGCTCCTCGACGAGACCGCCGACCCCGAGGCGCGGCTCGCGCTGCTGGCCGAGAGTCTCGAGGGGCAGATCGCCACCGTGTTCCGCCAGGTCGCGATGAACCGTTTCGAAGACCGAGTGCACAACCAGCGGCGCGACGAGGGTGAGCTGTCGATCGAGGCGTTCAACGAGGCGTGGGCCGACACCCAGCATGCGATGCTCGGCGATTCCGTGGAGATCACCCAGGGTTACCGAACCTGGTGGTCGTACATCCCGCATTTCATGGGCACGCCCGGCTACGTGTACGCGTACTCGTACGGTCAGCTCCTCGCGCTGTCGGTGTACCGCGCGTACGAGCAGCAGGGCGCCGACTTCGTGCCGAGGTATCTCGAGATGCTCGCGGCCGGAGGATCGCGCTCGCCCGAGGAGCTCGGTGCGATCGTGGGCCTCGATCTCGCCGACCCTGCGTTCTGGGACGGCGGGCTCGAGATCGTCGCCGAACAGCTCGCCGCAGCCGAAGCCGCGGCCGCCGAAGCGGGCCGGCTGTAA
- a CDS encoding PIG-L deacetylase family protein: MHDDDIERILVVTAHPDDVDFGAAGSVARWTDAGIEVAYCIATDGEAGGRHSGIGPSELADLRRVEQTAAAKVVGVTDLTFLGYPDGRLLTSIELRRDITRVIRRVRPQRVLCQSPERNYQRIYASHPDHLACGDASLSAVYPDARNPFAHPELLDEGYEPWVAEEIYVMTAAEPDTFVDITDTADRKIEALRSHVSQMPDPDRIEQLVRGWGAMLAERAGLPGGHLAEGYLRVSSQ, encoded by the coding sequence ATGCACGACGACGACATCGAACGCATCCTCGTGGTCACCGCGCACCCCGACGACGTCGACTTCGGCGCCGCTGGAAGTGTCGCCCGCTGGACCGACGCCGGGATCGAGGTCGCGTACTGCATCGCCACCGACGGCGAGGCCGGTGGACGCCACAGCGGCATCGGGCCGTCCGAGCTCGCGGATCTGCGGCGCGTGGAGCAGACGGCCGCGGCGAAGGTGGTCGGCGTCACCGACCTCACATTCCTCGGCTATCCCGACGGCCGGTTGTTGACGTCGATCGAGCTCCGGCGCGACATCACGCGGGTGATCCGGCGCGTGCGCCCGCAGCGCGTGCTGTGCCAGTCGCCCGAGCGGAACTACCAGCGCATCTACGCGAGCCATCCCGACCATCTCGCGTGCGGCGACGCGTCGCTCTCGGCGGTGTACCCCGACGCGCGGAACCCGTTCGCGCATCCGGAACTCCTCGACGAGGGCTACGAGCCCTGGGTGGCCGAGGAGATCTACGTGATGACCGCGGCGGAACCCGACACCTTCGTCGACATCACCGACACCGCCGACCGCAAGATCGAGGCGCTGCGCAGCCACGTGAGCCAGATGCCCGACCCCGACCGCATCGAGCAACTCGTGCGCGGGTGGGGTGCGATGCTGGCCGAGCGGGCCGGGCTTCCGGGCGGCCACCTCGCCGAGGGTTACCTGCGCGTCAGCTCGCAATGA
- a CDS encoding lysylphosphatidylglycerol synthase domain-containing protein: protein MAWIRNTTERPERRPTDIGWLVIAAIGVAVVGVWAQSQSTIDANFFVPLNSLSSLDGLVKAFYALGSIWALGAIALVLLVFRQINVAWRVALAGAVAWGISELLHEILPAHSIAHTQVNVRVGDGPMYPTTNVAVITALAVVFAPYAVRPLRRMFFVLILFVALAAMYVGAGYPSDTFGGLLLGITAGAAVLVAFGSPAGRPTIDEVRAALTDLGYDVADMQPAKNFVARASAMDVVLTSGEMLRVDAFGRDQRDAQFIAKAWHRAMYHEPGLPVFGSRLQQVEHVAYTLMLADRAGVHAARVEKTGVGGAGAAMLVTTPPAGTSLGEIAPDAITDETLAAVWAEIEQLHAAGISHGNLDASHILVDGNGVDGNANVALDDFTSSDATGQEYWLNRDVAAVLVDTTQLVGNDRAIAAAVKALGKDRVGEVTPFVQPAALPAGTAEGTKHLGKVLKELRADLVTATGVEDAPPLKIKRLTLVNVGMLAGILLALVIAFNSMEGIDWASVKGEFENATWGWVVLAAAMYPLIPMAWATALMGCVVIDLPFVPTILTQLACSFLNLITPNGIGGTALQLDYLTKEGVPLASGGSAMVLSTGVAGAIQMGLFLLAAAITATAVDTSSSSSDNASLWAIALVAAGIGIILFIPKIRGKVVPAVTRAASDIWTVIRNPKKAMQLVGGDLAGNLIYPAILGICLLAFHQRLDYAELVVVQVGAGMLGNVAPVPGGIGVQEAALTAGLTSFGVPAAPALASVLVFRAVTFAIPPFFGFFTLRWLRAKGYA from the coding sequence GTGGCTTGGATCCGCAACACCACTGAGCGCCCCGAGCGGCGCCCGACCGACATCGGGTGGCTCGTCATCGCGGCGATCGGTGTGGCGGTGGTCGGCGTGTGGGCCCAGAGCCAGTCGACGATCGACGCCAACTTCTTCGTGCCGCTCAACTCGCTCAGCAGCCTCGACGGCCTCGTCAAAGCCTTCTACGCACTCGGTTCGATCTGGGCGCTCGGGGCCATCGCGCTCGTGCTCCTCGTGTTCCGCCAGATCAATGTCGCGTGGCGCGTCGCGCTGGCGGGCGCCGTCGCCTGGGGAATCTCCGAGCTCCTCCACGAGATCCTTCCCGCGCACTCGATCGCGCACACGCAGGTCAACGTGCGCGTCGGCGATGGCCCCATGTACCCCACGACGAACGTCGCGGTGATCACCGCGCTCGCAGTGGTCTTCGCGCCATATGCGGTCCGGCCGTTGCGCCGAATGTTCTTCGTCCTCATCCTGTTCGTCGCACTCGCCGCGATGTACGTCGGTGCGGGTTATCCCTCCGACACGTTCGGCGGACTGCTGCTCGGGATCACCGCCGGGGCCGCGGTCCTGGTGGCATTCGGATCTCCGGCCGGTCGCCCCACAATCGACGAAGTACGCGCCGCGCTGACCGATCTCGGGTACGACGTCGCCGACATGCAGCCCGCGAAGAACTTCGTCGCGCGCGCGTCGGCGATGGACGTGGTGCTCACCTCCGGCGAGATGCTACGCGTCGACGCCTTCGGCCGCGACCAGCGCGACGCGCAATTCATCGCCAAAGCCTGGCACCGCGCGATGTACCACGAGCCCGGCCTACCCGTGTTCGGCAGCCGGCTCCAGCAGGTCGAACACGTCGCCTACACGCTGATGCTCGCCGATCGGGCCGGTGTGCACGCGGCACGGGTCGAGAAGACGGGTGTTGGTGGGGCCGGCGCGGCCATGCTCGTGACCACTCCGCCCGCGGGGACATCCCTCGGAGAGATCGCGCCCGACGCGATCACCGACGAGACGCTCGCCGCGGTCTGGGCCGAGATCGAGCAGCTCCACGCGGCCGGGATCAGCCACGGCAACCTCGACGCGTCGCACATCCTCGTCGACGGCAATGGGGTCGACGGCAATGCGAACGTCGCCCTCGACGACTTCACCTCCTCCGACGCCACTGGCCAGGAGTACTGGCTCAACCGCGACGTCGCCGCTGTCCTCGTCGACACCACGCAGCTCGTGGGCAACGACCGGGCGATCGCCGCCGCGGTCAAGGCTCTCGGCAAGGACCGGGTGGGCGAGGTGACTCCCTTCGTGCAACCGGCCGCGCTGCCCGCGGGGACCGCGGAGGGGACCAAGCACCTCGGCAAGGTCCTCAAGGAACTGCGGGCCGACCTCGTGACCGCGACCGGCGTCGAGGATGCGCCGCCGCTGAAGATCAAGCGGCTCACCTTGGTGAACGTCGGGATGCTCGCTGGGATCCTGCTCGCGCTGGTGATCGCCTTCAACAGCATGGAGGGCATCGACTGGGCCTCGGTGAAGGGCGAGTTCGAGAACGCGACCTGGGGATGGGTCGTGCTCGCCGCCGCGATGTACCCGCTCATCCCGATGGCATGGGCCACCGCGCTGATGGGGTGCGTGGTCATCGACCTTCCGTTCGTCCCCACGATACTCACCCAACTCGCGTGCAGCTTCTTGAATCTGATCACGCCGAACGGCATCGGCGGCACCGCGCTCCAACTCGACTACCTCACCAAGGAGGGCGTTCCCCTCGCCTCCGGCGGGAGCGCGATGGTGCTGAGCACCGGGGTCGCTGGCGCGATCCAGATGGGTCTCTTTCTACTGGCCGCGGCGATCACCGCGACCGCGGTCGACACGAGCAGCAGCTCCTCGGACAACGCCAGTCTCTGGGCAATCGCGCTGGTCGCCGCCGGGATCGGAATCATCCTCTTCATCCCGAAGATCCGCGGCAAGGTAGTGCCCGCGGTCACGCGCGCGGCAAGCGACATCTGGACCGTGATTCGCAACCCGAAGAAGGCCATGCAGCTCGTCGGTGGCGACCTCGCCGGCAACCTGATCTATCCCGCGATCCTCGGCATCTGCCTCCTCGCGTTCCATCAACGACTCGACTACGCCGAGTTGGTCGTGGTTCAGGTGGGCGCCGGGATGCTCGGCAACGTGGCGCCGGTGCCCGGAGGGATCGGCGTGCAGGAAGCCGCGCTCACCGCCGGGCTCACCAGCTTCGGGGTCCCGGCGGCGCCGGCGCTCGCCTCCGTGCTCGTGTTCCGGGCGGTCACGTTCGCGATCCCGCCGTTCTTCGGCTTCTTCACGCTGCGCTGGCTCCGCGCGAAGGGCTACGCGTGA
- a CDS encoding histidine phosphatase family protein, with product MTPPFGHGAGSSPFGRGPGIRLLLVRHGESTWNADGRWQGQADPPLSLLGEQQALDAAKHVNGVDALWSSDLGRARQTAEIMAEHLGLEVRIEPRLRERDAGEWQGRTRAEIEEQWPGYLTSGRRPPGFEGNDALLARALAAIAGIRAVHDGQSVLVVTHGGIVRTLEQHLDGMDTLLANLGGRWLESQANGAGWWLGNRVLLLEGVTVTRPQQI from the coding sequence ATGACTCCGCCGTTCGGGCACGGAGCCGGGAGCTCGCCGTTCGGGCGCGGACCCGGGATCCGCCTGCTCCTCGTACGTCACGGCGAGTCGACGTGGAATGCCGACGGACGCTGGCAAGGGCAGGCCGACCCGCCGCTCTCGCTGCTCGGTGAGCAACAAGCGCTCGACGCCGCCAAGCATGTCAACGGCGTCGACGCGCTCTGGTCATCCGACCTCGGGCGGGCGCGCCAAACCGCCGAGATCATGGCGGAGCACCTCGGTCTCGAGGTGCGCATCGAGCCGCGGCTGCGCGAGCGCGATGCCGGCGAGTGGCAAGGGCGCACCAGGGCGGAGATCGAAGAGCAGTGGCCCGGCTACCTCACGTCAGGACGGCGCCCGCCTGGCTTCGAGGGTAACGACGCGCTCCTTGCCCGCGCGCTCGCGGCGATCGCGGGCATCCGCGCCGTCCACGACGGTCAGTCGGTGCTGGTCGTCACGCACGGCGGCATCGTCCGCACGCTCGAGCAGCACCTCGACGGGATGGACACGCTCCTTGCGAACCTCGGCGGTCGCTGGCTGGAGTCGCAGGCAAACGGGGCAGGGTGGTGGCTGGGCAATCGCGTGCTGCTGCTCGAGGGCGTGACCGTCACGAGGCCCCAGCAGATCTGA